GCTCGGCGTCCCGGACCAGCCGGTTGGCCAGCCGCTTCGCCTCGGCCAGGTGCGGGGTGTCGGCCGGCATCCGGTTCAGCGCGGCGCGCAGCTCCCGGGCGTCCCGCACCGCCTGGTCGGCGGCGGTGTCGATGGCGCCGACGTTGGCGGCGAGCAGGTCGGCGCCGCGGGCCACCCGATTCGCCGCGTCCTCGATGGTCTGCGTGTTCTCCCTGAGCAGCGGCTCGACCTTGTCGGCCGCGCCGTCGACGGCGGTGGCCAGCCGGCGGCCACCGGCGGCGGCCTCCGAGGTGCCGGCCGCGAGCTGGGCGGCGCCGCCCTCCAGCTGGTGCAGGCCGTCGGCGAGCTGGTCGGCGCCGCGCCCGGCGGTGCCGAGCTTGGCGGCCAGCTTGCCGGTGGCGTCGTGGGCGGTGTCGATCCCGGCGCTCTCCTTCGCCATCGCGGCGTGCAGGGTGCCGGCGCCGTCGGTGATCTGCCCGGCGCCGTCGGCGGCCTTCTCGGTCTGCGACTTCAGGTCGGTGAAGCCGATCAGCATCTGGTCGTAGTACTTCCCCGAGGCGCTGACCGAGGCGGCCGCCCGGACCTCGTCGAAGGCGGTCCGGGCGAAGATCCCGGAGAGGTAGTTGGTGGCGTCGTCGCTGACCGCGCTCAGCTGCGCGTTCTTCGCGGTGGCGTCGGGGTCCGGTGCGGCGGCCAGGTTGCTGGAGAAGTCGGCCGGGATGGCGAGGGCGATCTGGTACTTGCCGCCCTCCAGGCCGTCCTGGGCGGTGGCCGCGTCGACCACGTGCCAGTCGAAGACCTCCCGCTTGATCAGCTCGTCGGCCAGGTCCTGCCCGGCGTGCACGGTCTTGCCGTCCGGGCCGGTGGCCGGCTTGTCCTCGATCACCAGGGCGGCCGGGATGTGGTTGAGGTGGCCGTAGGGGTCCCAGAAGGCATAGAGGTAGAGCGCTCCGTAGAGCAGCGGGACGACCGCGAGGGTGGCCAGCGCGGCGGCGGTGAGGCGGCTGCGCATGAAGCGGCGGATCTCGAGTCCCGCCAGTGAGAAGGCTTTCACTGTCCGCTCCGCTCCTTTTCCGTCTTCTCGGCGAGCTCTTCCGTGAGCTCCTCTTCCGGCTCCGCGTCGTCCGGCTCGGCGTCGTTCGGCTCCGCGTCGTTCGGCTCGGCGCTCTTGGGCTCCGCGTCGTCCGGCTCTGTGCTCTCGGGCTCCGTGGCTGCCGGCTCGGCGCTCTCGGGCTGCGCTTCTTCCGGCGCCGCTACATCGGAAGCCGCTTCTTCCGGCGCCGCTACATCGGAAGCCGCTTCTTGCGGGGCCGCTTCCTGGGGAGCCGCTTCGTGTGGGGCCGCTTCCTGCGGGGCCGCTTCCTGCGGGGCCGCTTCCTGCGGGGCCGCTTCCTGCGGGGCCGCTTCTCGGAGCGCCGCGGCGCTCGCGCCGAACGGCCAGCCGTTCAGCGTCGCCGCATACTCCTCCGCGCTCTGAACCACGACCCGCCCCGGCTCCGCGGCCTGCGGATCACTCAGGTGCACCACCCGGCTGACCCGCGCCGGATCCACCTCCCGCGCGGTGACCAGGACCGCCAGGCCGCCCGCGGTCAGCTCGCCGAGCAGCCCCCACAGCTCGCCCCGCTCCCGCGCGTCCAAGCCCGCGTCCACCCCGTCCAGCGCGATCACCGCAGGCTTCGCGAGACCCGCCAGGACCAGACCCAAAACCTGCTTTTGGTACGGCGTGAGCTCCCGCCCGCGCAACCCCGGCTCGAGCCCGTGCAGCGGCACCGCACCGGCTTCCCGCCGTGGCCGGCCGAGCAGCGCCAGCCGCTCCTCGACGTGCTCGAGCACGGTGAACACCGGCTCCGGATCGGTCACGCCCGCCACGTGCGCGAGCACCGCCGTACCGGAAACGGCGACCGTGCCGGCGGACGACCGCAAGCGGCGCGCCAGCATCAGCAACGTGCTCGTCCGGCCGCTGCCGGGCGGACCGACCACCGCGACCGTCTCGCCCGCCTCGACCGTGAGGTCGAGATCGCGCACCAGCCAGCGCTTGTGGTGCCGGACCCCGGCGCCCGTCGCGCTCAGCACCGCCATGACGTCTCCCCATTTAAACTGACCGGTCAGTTCAAAAACATACCCGCGTTTCGCCTGTGACAAATCCAC
Above is a genomic segment from Actinoplanes ianthinogenes containing:
- a CDS encoding ABC transporter ATP-binding protein, coding for MAVLSATGAGVRHHKRWLVRDLDLTVEAGETVAVVGPPGSGRTSTLLMLARRLRSSAGTVAVSGTAVLAHVAGVTDPEPVFTVLEHVEERLALLGRPRREAGAVPLHGLEPGLRGRELTPYQKQVLGLVLAGLAKPAVIALDGVDAGLDARERGELWGLLGELTAGGLAVLVTAREVDPARVSRVVHLSDPQAAEPGRVVVQSAEEYAATLNGWPFGASAAALREAAPQEAAPQEAAPQEAAPQEAAPHEAAPQEAAPQEAASDVAAPEEAASDVAAPEEAQPESAEPAATEPESTEPDDAEPKSAEPNDAEPNDAEPDDAEPEEELTEELAEKTEKERSGQ